A window of the Phalacrocorax carbo chromosome 26, bPhaCar2.1, whole genome shotgun sequence genome harbors these coding sequences:
- the LOC135317668 gene encoding forkhead box protein J1-like, whose translation MAEGWLRCLQAGKDGGPEGSVGDWDDLDDSLTSLMWLQDFSISACMGKSSCCPSDPDPQDCHSILSSAAPCSPPAADPARVGMPHTPCKPISSSTLRTAHHPMAAHPQLAQDIDYKTNPHIKPPYSYATLICMAMEASQKPKITLSAIYKWITDNFCYFRHADPNWQNSIRHNLSLNKGFIKVPREKGERGKGGFWKLDPQYADRLKSGAFKKRRMPPVQIHPAVTDSAQQEAQSVASPATSACASSNSLNVSMELQQLLKEFEEVTGDQTWNPADGKAGHKRKQPLPEQTAKAPRLSNSALLTQEEQTELASLKGSLDWEAILNTILNGDVSTFGDLELTPPISPITRDLDLMLHGHHIASPQGQEHVLTEANHDDLDFDETFMATAFLQHPWHQGTNDYLSNSGNVEEVFELSDGSLPADVSDWSSLASLL comes from the exons ATGGCTGAGGGGTGGCTgcgctgcctgcaggcaggaaaGGACGGAGGGCCGGAGGGCAGCGTGGGGGACTGGGACGACCTGGACGACAGCCTGACCAGCCTCATGTGGCTGCAGGACTTCTCGATCAGCGCCTGCATGGGCAagtcctcctgctgccccagtgACCCGGACCCCCAGGACTGTCACAGCATCCTCAGCTCTGCCGCGCCGTGCTCGCCCCCGGCCGCCGACCCGGCACGTGTGGGCATGCCCCACACTCCCTGCAAGcccatctcctcctccaccttGAGGACAGCGCACCACCCCATGGCCGCGCACCCTCAGCTCGCGCAGGACATCGACTACAAGACCAACCCACACATCAAGCCACCCTACTCCTACGCCACCCTCATCTGCATGGCGATGGAAGCCAGCCAGAAGCCCAAAATCACCCTCTCCGCCATCTACAAGTGGATCACTGACAACTTCTGCTACTTCCGACACGCCGATCCCAACTGGCAG AACTCCATCCGACACAACCTCTCCTTGAACAAGGGCTTCATCAAGGTGCCCCGGGAGAAGGGCGAGCGAGGGAAAGGTGGGTTTTGGAAGCTTGACCCCCAATACGCCGACCGGCTCAAGAGTGGTGCCTTCAAAAAGCGGAGGATGCCCCCGGTGCAGATCCACCCGGCCGTCACCGACAGCGCCCAGCAAGAAGCACAGAGCGTCGCCAGCCCGGCCACTTCAGCTTGCGCCTCCAGTAACAGCCTCAACGTCAGCATGGAGttacagcagctgctgaaggagtTTGAAGAAGTCACCGGTGACCAGACCTGGAACCCAGCGGATGGCAAAGCAGGGCACAAGCGCAAGCAGCCCTTGCCCGAGCAAACGGCCAAGGCGCCTCGGCTTTCCAACTCTGCCTTGCTGACCCAGGAAGAGCAGACTGAGCTGGCATCACTGAAAGGCAGCCTTGACTGGGAAGCCATCCTCAACACCATCCTGAATGGAGACGTCTCCACTTTTGGGGACCTGGAGCTCACACCTCCCATCAGCCCCATAACACGCGACCTGGACTTGATGCTACACGGGCACCACATCGcctctccccaggggcaggagcaCGTCCTCACCGAAGCCAACCACGACGACCTGGACTTTGATGAAACCTTCATGGCCACGGCCTTCCTGCAGCACCCCTGGCACCAAGGGACAAACGATTACCTCTCCAACTCCGGCAATGTGGAGGAGGTGTTTGAACTCAGCGACGGCTCTTTGCCAGCAGATGTGAGCGACTGGAGCAGTCTGGCGTCCCTCTTATAA